A region of Anaerolineae bacterium DNA encodes the following proteins:
- a CDS encoding cysteine hydrolase, with the protein MKAEEFLQRSRPFLEWLVEWYENLPALSLAEIDPAATMVLSVDLIRGFCTEGPLASPRVQGIVPAVVRLFQMLYDHGVRHFVLTQDTHSQQTPEFEAFGRHCLAGTTESETIPELLTLPFSDQFVVFPKNSLSSMLGTGLPAWLEAHPEVKQFVIVGDCTDLCIYTAAMDLRLRANAFNVPGVQVIVPADCVQTYDLPVETARQLGIMPHDGDFLHRVFLYMMALNGVKVVAQVVP; encoded by the coding sequence ATGAAGGCGGAAGAGTTTCTGCAGAGGAGCCGTCCCTTTCTGGAGTGGCTGGTGGAGTGGTACGAGAATTTGCCGGCGCTGTCCCTCGCGGAGATAGACCCGGCGGCGACCATGGTGCTCTCCGTGGACCTCATCCGGGGCTTCTGCACGGAGGGGCCGCTGGCCAGCCCGCGCGTGCAGGGCATTGTGCCGGCGGTGGTGCGCCTGTTCCAGATGCTGTATGACCATGGGGTGCGGCACTTCGTCCTCACCCAGGACACCCATTCCCAGCAGACGCCGGAGTTCGAGGCCTTTGGCCGGCACTGCCTGGCCGGCACGACGGAGAGCGAGACCATCCCCGAACTGCTCACCCTGCCCTTCTCGGACCAATTTGTGGTCTTCCCCAAAAATTCGCTCAGCAGTATGCTGGGGACAGGCCTGCCGGCCTGGCTGGAGGCGCATCCCGAGGTCAAGCAGTTCGTCATCGTAGGGGACTGCACTGATCTGTGCATCTACACCGCGGCCATGGACCTGCGCCTGCGCGCCAATGCCTTCAATGTCCCGGGGGTGCAGGTCATCGTGCCGGCGGACTGCGTGCAGACCTATGACCTGCCAGTGGAAACAGCGCGTCAGTTGGGCATCATGCCGCACGACGGCGACTTCCTGCACCGGGTGTTCCTGTACATGATGGCGCTGAACGGCGTCAAAGTCGTTGCCCAGGTGGTGCCATGA
- the mtnP gene encoding S-methyl-5'-thioadenosine phosphorylase has translation MEAPKIAVIGGTGVYDFSGLEDIEEYYPVTPFGRPSDVIRIGTLEGERVAFLARHARGHRLLPGEVPYRANIWALKSLGVERIVAISACGSMKEAYKPGDIVIPDQVFDRTRRREYSFFGEGLVAHISFADPFCPHMSRWVADAVEAAGGTVHRGGIYLIIEGPRFSSRGESIIFRQWGVDIIGMTIIPEAQLAREAEMCYAVMAHVTDYDCWHETEEAVCVELVFETLARNAELAQKAVRELVRRLHAERPARTCACGDALRTALVTPLDQVPEATREKLAPLLEKYLHVTGKS, from the coding sequence ATGGAAGCGCCGAAAATCGCCGTCATCGGCGGCACCGGGGTGTACGATTTCAGCGGGCTGGAGGATATCGAGGAGTATTACCCAGTCACGCCTTTCGGCCGGCCCTCTGACGTCATCCGCATCGGCACGTTGGAAGGGGAACGCGTCGCCTTCCTGGCGCGCCATGCACGTGGACATCGGCTCCTGCCGGGCGAGGTGCCCTACCGCGCCAATATTTGGGCGCTCAAATCGTTGGGGGTGGAGCGGATCGTCGCCATCAGCGCCTGCGGCTCCATGAAAGAGGCCTACAAGCCCGGCGACATCGTCATCCCCGACCAGGTGTTCGACCGCACCCGCCGGCGCGAGTATTCCTTCTTCGGCGAGGGGCTGGTGGCCCATATCTCCTTCGCCGACCCATTCTGCCCGCACATGAGCCGCTGGGTCGCGGATGCGGTGGAAGCCGCCGGCGGCACTGTCCATCGCGGCGGCATCTATCTCATCATTGAGGGACCTCGCTTTTCCTCGCGCGGGGAATCCATTATCTTCCGACAATGGGGCGTGGACATCATCGGCATGACCATCATCCCGGAGGCGCAGTTGGCGCGCGAGGCGGAGATGTGCTATGCGGTCATGGCCCATGTCACCGATTACGACTGCTGGCATGAAACGGAAGAGGCGGTCTGCGTGGAGCTGGTGTTTGAGACGCTGGCGCGCAACGCGGAGCTGGCCCAGAAAGCGGTGAGGGAGCTGGTGCGCCGGCTCCATGCCGAAAGGCCGGCGCGCACCTGCGCCTGCGGCGATGCGCTCCGCACCGCACTGGTGACGCCGCTGGATCAGGTGCCCGAAGCGACCCGGGAAAAGCTCGCGCCCTTACTGGAGAAATATCTGCATGTCACGGGGAAATCCTAA
- the mobB gene encoding molybdopterin-guanine dinucleotide biosynthesis protein B: protein MSQADAVPIVSIVGKSDVGKTTLMEKLIHELKARGYRVATVKHHVHWFEIDQPGKDTWRHAQAGSDVVVIAAPNRIALVERLERELSIDEIAGRIGKVDIILTEGYKRGDKPKIEVSRRERGRELLCTEDELLALATDEPYPELAGVPQFHLDDAAGIVDLLEQRFLRRRPAGNE, encoded by the coding sequence ATGAGCCAGGCGGATGCGGTTCCCATCGTTTCTATCGTCGGCAAGTCGGACGTGGGCAAGACCACGCTCATGGAAAAACTTATCCACGAGCTGAAGGCGCGCGGTTACCGGGTCGCTACGGTCAAACATCATGTGCACTGGTTCGAGATTGACCAGCCGGGCAAGGATACCTGGCGGCATGCGCAGGCCGGCAGTGACGTGGTGGTCATCGCCGCGCCCAACCGCATCGCCCTGGTCGAGCGCCTGGAGCGGGAACTGAGCATTGACGAGATTGCAGGGCGGATAGGAAAAGTTGACATTATCCTCACAGAAGGATATAAACGTGGCGATAAACCCAAGATTGAGGTTTCCCGCCGGGAGCGCGGCCGAGAGCTGTTATGCACCGAGGACGAACTGCTGGCGCTGGCGACGGATGAACCCTATCCGGAGCTGGCCGGCGTCCCACAGTTCCATCTCGATGATGCCGCCGGCATCGTGGACCTGTTGGAACAGCGCTTTTTACGCCGCCGGCCGGCGGGGAACGAATGA